One genomic window of Cercospora beticola chromosome 5, complete sequence includes the following:
- a CDS encoding uncharacterized protein (antiSMASH:Cluster_18), giving the protein MSTQTQTQQKFAVSEDIPVPRGEVQSKLVFYAPPEDGSVPFNYIEKPPEGLPQRNYGQDEQSITIQDIRGREHEFDMNKGGFGVLQNISSEMQNSDFSNDDKIQQTYYPEIEKLILEKVPGAKRVFIFDHTVRRSDPNAHRAPVNRAHIDQTTKSANMRVDYHMGSEAEELKNGRVRLINVWRPLNGPVVASPLAYADSRSVPDEDIVPVEHRYPHRTGETAGVKFTPKGQWYYWSGMGNDERILLQCYDSQDGARTPHSAFVDPRTKKEWPGRESIEVRTLVFG; this is encoded by the exons ATGTCTACGCAGACGCAGACACAGCAGAAGTTTGCAGTCTCAGAAGACATTCCAGTTCCACGAGGCGAGGTTCAGTCAAAACTTGTCTTCTACGCACCACCCGAAGATGGTTCCGTACCTTTCAACTACATCGAGAAGCCTCCGGAGGGACTGCCTCAA CGCAACTACGGCCAAGATGAACAATCCATCACGATCCAAGACATCCGCGGCCGCGAACACGAATTCGACATGAACAAAGGCGGCTTCGGCGTCCTCCAAAACATCTCGAGCGAAATGCAAAACTCTGACTTTTCCAACGACGACAAAATCCAACAAACTTACTACCCCGAAATTGAGAAACTCATCCTCGAAAAAGTCCCCGGCGCCAAAcgcgtcttcatcttcgaccACACTGTCCGCCGCAGCGATCCCAACGCCCACCGCGCACCTGTCAACAGAGCGCATATCGACCAAACGACCAAATCTGCAAATATGCGTGTAGACTACCACATGGGctccgaagccgaagagctCAAGAATGGTCGCGTGAGACTCATCAACGTCTGGCGACCACTTAATGGCCCCGTCGTCGCTTCACCTCTCGCATACGCAGACTCTCGATCTGTACCGGATGAAGATATTGTTCCTGTGGAACATCGATACCCGCATCGGACGGGCGAGACGGCGGGTGTGAAGTTTACGCCAAAGGGACAGTGGTATTATTGGAGTGGGATGGGGAATGATGAGAGGATTTTGTTGCAGTGTTATGATAGTCAGGATGGGGCGAGGACGCCGCATTCGGCGTTTGTGGATCCTAGGACTAAGAAGGAGTGGCCTGGGAGGGAGAGTATTGAGGTTAGGACTTTGGTTTTTGGGTGA
- a CDS encoding uncharacterized protein (antiSMASH:Cluster_18) — protein MAAAVQPGLIDLTGKSQAAFPIRLGASIEKHSDATRFASIRYNHKPGFKQTVEVKASIEEGREGNELVLRAEDGEYTYRGSYGQDEGNFVLVLRGEGKEREMVLERLDGVHSFNLVSTPGEDDAATLQQKHPHLSDAVEADDLFGDEDEDAPPDEANPFDYRHFLKAEPEKPASSQPAVETSRSSAGTPVVRPAARSTPAARTTKPAAKAKAAPKRKPAAEKSNPKRVKAGQEPTAAAEPEPEAEKPAKVSKAKPDVPKLRVDRKASMRRPSMDDSGELILENETPVTEKPPKAGGAMAWALNGALSTGPISLASAASSPGLAASAPEREVEEPQEYEFDFGDGSEAEDEQDNSELVLENAADDNDDGGELVLEDDDADIDEHLELPSPAQNHHRPSSSVAPVPAGEEEDDDMEKQLALAMAADDDEEESEEE, from the coding sequence ATGGCAGCCGCTGTTCAGCCCGGTCTCATTGATCTGACGGGGAAGTCGCAAGCGGCGTTCCCAATCCGCTTAGGCGCTAGCATCGAGAAGCACTCCGACGCAACGCGTTTCGCCAGCATACGGTATAATCACAAACCGGGATTTAAGCAGACGGTGGAGGTGAAGGCTTCAATAGAGGAGGGTAGAGAAGGGAATGAGTTGGTATTGCGGGCAGAAGATGGGGAATATACATATCGTGGAAGCTATGGGCAAGATGAAGGGAACTTCGTGCTTGTGCTTCGAGGTGAAGGGAAGGAGAGGGAAATGGTGTTGGAGAGGCTAGATGGGGTACATTCGTTCAATTTGGTCAGCACACCGggagaagatgatgctgcgACATTGCAACAGAAACATCCACACCTCAGCGATGCGGTAGAAGCGGATGATTTGTTtggcgacgaggacgaagacgcacCACCTGACGAAGCAAATCCTTTCGACTATCGACACTTCCTTAAAGCAGAACCTGAAAAGCCAGCGTCCTCGCAGCCTGCTGTCGAGACTAGTCGCAGCTCAGCAGGCACGCCTGTCGTCCGACCTGCTGCACGCAGCACACCCGCTGCACGAACAACGAAACCTGCTGCGAAAGCGAAAGCTGCACCGAAGCGCAAACCTGCCGCAGAGAAATCGAACCCGAAGCGTGTCAAAGCTGGTCAAGAGCCCACTGCTGCCGCTGAGCCCGAGCCGGAAGCTGAAAAGCCAGCGAAGGTCAGCAAAGCGAAACCAGATGTCCCGAAGCTGCGTGTCGATCGCAAGGCATCTATGCGCAGACCATCAATGGACGACTCTGGCGAGCTCATTCTGGAGAACGAGACACCGGTCACGGAGAAGCCTCCGAAGGCTGGAGGTGCAATGGCTTGGGCATTAAACGGTGCGCTTTCGACTGGTCCTATCAGTCTCGCTTCAGCAGCGAGCAGTCCCGGTCTTGCAGCTTCTGCGCCTGAgcgagaagtcgaagagccTCAGGAGTACGAGTTTGACTTTGGTGATGGTAGTGAGGCAGAGGATGAGCAGGATAACAGTGAACTTGTGCTGGAGAATGCTGCAGACGACAATGATGACGGCGGAGAATTAGTgctcgaggacgatgacgcGGATATCGACGAACATCTGGAGTTGCCCTCGCCGGCGCAGAATCATCATCGGCCGAGCTCGAGCGTGGCTCCAGTGCCGgcaggagaggaagaagacgatgatatGGAGAAACAGCTTGCGCTTGCGATGGCggctgatgatgacgaggaggagagtgAAGAGGAGTGA
- a CDS encoding uncharacterized protein (antiSMASH:Cluster_18~SMCOG1028:crotonyl-CoA reductase / alcohol dehydrogenase): MATMRAIDIKNGTGPASSLFINPSIPKPIPKSTECLVKIKAFGLNRADTVQREGGYPAPAGASKILGLEFSGVIEEVGVEAAKGKEGWKVGDEVFGLVYGGAYAEFVVVDEGMLVRKPREMGWEGAAGVVEVWMTALQALRLVGEYSPEKVKSILWHAGASAVSIAGIQQSLQLDPNIRVYATTRQDAKCEYVVKEIGAHAAVNATKSYAKADGSEGGTWADEVKRLNGGKGVDLVIDYVGAPYFAANLDVLALDGRVVMLGLLGGTVLDEKTDIRAFLMKRATVVGSTLRSRDLKYQGRLRDLFVEEVLPKLVSGVYKSPIDKVLSWKDIQEAHEMLEGNKTKGKLVCVVD; this comes from the exons ATGGCTACAATGCGAGCTATAG ATATCAAAAATGGCACAGGACCCGCCTCCTCCCTCTTCATCAACCCTTCTATCCCGAAACCCATCCCAAAAAGTACAGAATGTCTTGTCAAGATCAAAGCTTTTGGCTTGAATCGTGCAGACACCGTACAGCGTGAAGGTGGGtatcctgctcctgctgggGCTTCGAAGATTTTGGGGTTAGAATTTAGTGGGGTTATTGAGGAAGTTGGTGTTGAAGCTGCGAAGGGAAAGGAAGGATGGAAAGTGGGAGATGAAGTTTTTGGATTGGTTTATGGGGGCGCTTATGCGGAGTttgtggttgttgatgaGGGGATGCTGGTGAGGAAGCCGAGGGAGATGGGGTGGGAGGGGGCGGCGGGGGTTGTGGAG GTCTGGATGACAGCCCTCCAAGCCCTTCGTCTCGTAGGAGAGTACTCTCCTGAAAAAGTCAAAAGTATTCTGTGGCATGCGGGCGCTTCGGCTGTGAGTATTGCGGGGATCCAACAGTCCTTGCAATTGGATCCGAATATTCGAGTGTATGCTACGACGAGACAGGATGCGAAGTGTGAGTATGTGGTGAAGGAGATTGGAGCGCATGCGGCTGTTAATGCGACCAAGTCGTATGCAAAGGCAGATGGCAGTGAGGGTGGCACATGGGCGGATGAGGTGAAGAGATTGAATGGTGGGAAAGGTGTGGATTTGGTGATTGATTATGTTGGAGCTCCGTATTTTGCTGCGAATCTGGATGTTTTGGCATTGGATGGGCGGGTTGTGATGTTGGGGCTTTTGGGGGGTACGGTGTTGGATGAGAAGACGGATATTCGAGCTTTCTTGATGAAGAGGGCGACTGTCGTGGGTTCTACGTTGAGGAGTCGGGACTTGAAATATCAGGGTAGACTGAGAGATTTGTTTGTGGAAGAGGTTTTGCCGAAGTTGGTGTCAGGTGTGTACAAGTCGCCCATCGACAAGGTGCTGAGCTGGAAGGATATTCAGGAAGCTCATGAGATGTTGGAAGGGAACAAGACGAAGGGGAAGCTGGTTTGTGTTGTTGACTAG
- a CDS encoding uncharacterized protein (antiSMASH:Cluster_18), producing the protein MRLSFASIASALLAVTPFVHAEERMLTSTSLNPCQADSKFSATLFDVIFTPHNRSLAFDVVGVSSITGNVTIELLVLAYGLQVYKTTINPCDSDLQGLCPMNAGQITLNSNAEIPAESLAQVPGIAYTVPDLDARVQVYFNQTNTATSAACVEAELSNGKTVNQKGVAWTVACLAGLALVASAITSGLGHSNTAAHVAANAMALFGYFQAQAMIGMTAVNLPPIVASWTQNFQWSMGVIRVGFLQTLATWYQRATGGTPSTVLSNLSSASVRVEKRSLQDYTQLASRAVSALHKTLTKRSNAGSAFTDSSTTVTVRGIERVGFTAGIERTNIFMTGYVFFLIFVIFVILGVCIFKGICELLVRAGRMKGEKFQDFRNGWTTVLKGIMFRIVLIGYPQMVVLCLWEFTRKDSPAIVVLAVFTLFSMLAILGWASSKVIRLARRSIAMHKNPAYILYSDPVSLNKWGFLYVQFKATAYFFIVPFLVYILIKGLFIGVVQGSGAVQAVALVIIEAFYLIAVCVLRPFMDKKTNAFNISICVINFLSAIFLLVFSDVFGQPGIVTGVMGVIFFVYNAAFSLILLIIVLVASIIAVSSKNPDTRYQPMRDDRGSFIKSQSALNTELDALGATARGEDKHGYTNKAARIEDDDDSWSGGSASRKEGEAGGYGYAQPPRSPMAPAAPYAGSDNGSQRHLPPYDRSTNASPFHGQQQANRFRQQGAGSPSPWQRGAGYD; encoded by the exons ATGAGGCTGTCCTTCGCATCGATAGCCTCGGCCCTGCTCGCCGTCACGCCCTTCGTCCACGCCGAAGAGCGCATGCTCACGAGTACCTCGTTGAACCCCTGTCAGGCCGACAGCAAGTTCTCCGCCACCCTCTTCGATGTCATCTTCACACCACACAACCGCAGTTTGGCCTTTGACGTGGTCGGCGTCAGTAGTATTACCGGCAACGTGACCATTGAGCTGCTGGTCCTGGCATATGGACTGCAGGTTTACAAAACCACCATCAACCCTTGCGACTCCGACCTTCAGGGTCTTTGCCCCATGAACGCTGGCCAGATCACACTCAACAGTAACGCGGAGATTCCGGCAGAGTCTCTGGCGCAGGTGCCAGGCATCGCATACACCGTGCCAGATCTGGACGCGCGAGTGCAGGTGTACTTCAATCAGACCAACACCGCTACATCCGCCGCTTGTGTCGAAGCAGAATTGTCCAATGGAAAGACGGTCAATCAGAAAGGTGTCGCGTGGACAGTGGCATGCCTGGCAGGTCTGGCACTTGTCGCGTCAGCCATCACATCCGGTCTGGGACACTCGAACACCGCAGCACACGTTGCTGCCAACGCCATGGCTTTGTTCGGCTACTTCCAGGCGCAAGCAATGATTGGCATGACTGCCGTGAACCTGCCCCCAATCGTCGCTTCTTGGACACAGAACTTTCAATGGAGCATGGGTGTCATCCGCGTCGGCTTCTTGCAGACATTGGCCACATGGTATCAGCGCGCCACCGGTGGAACTCCATCGACAGTGCTATCGAACCTGAGCTCCGCATCTGTGCGCGTCGAGAAGCGTAGCTTGCAGGATTACACTCAGCTCGCCTCTCGCGCTGTCAGCGCACTGCACAAGACGCTCACGAAGCGATCGAACGCTGGCTCCGCCTTCACCGATTCGTCGACCACGGTTACTGTCCGCGGTATTGAGCGTGTTGGCTTCACAGCCGGCATCGAGAGAACCAACATCTTCATGACGGGAtatgtcttcttcctcattttCGTCATCTTTGTCATTCTCGGAGTCTGCATCTTCAAGGGCATCTGCGAGCTGCTTGTTCGAGCTGGCCGCATGAAGGGCGAGAAGTTCCAGGACTTTAGGAACGGCTGGACGACTGTGCTCAAGGGCATCATGTTCCGTATTGTGCTCATTGGCTACCCACAAATGGTCGTCTTGTGCTTGTGGGAGTTCACCCGCAAGGACTCGCCAGCCATCGTCGTTCTGGCTGTCTTTACCCTCTTCAGCATGCTCGCCATCCTCGGCTGGGCATCGAGCAAGGTCATCCGACTGGCACGCCGCTCCATCGCCATGCACAAGAACCCCGCCTACATCCTCTACTCGGATCCAGTATCATTGAACAAGTGGGGCTTCCTCTACGTCCAGTTCAAGGCTACTGCGTACTTCTTCATCGTACCTTTCCTGGTCTACATCCTCATCAAGGGACTCTTCATTGGTGTTGTCCAGGGCAGCGGAGCCGTCCAGGCCGTCGCATTGGTCATCATCGAAGCTTTCTACCTGATCGCAGTCTGTGTGCTGCGCCCATtcatggacaagaagaccaaCGCTTTCAACATCTCGATCTGTGTCATCAACTTCTTGAGCGCCATCTTCCTGCTCGTCTTCTCTGACGTATTCGGCCAACCG GGTATCGTCACTGGTGTCATGGGTGTGATTTTCTTCGTCTACAATGCTGCCTTCTCTTTGATCCTGTTGATCATCGTACTGGTTGCATCTATCATTGCCGTCTCATCCAAGAACCCTGATACCCGGTACCAGCCGATGCGTGACGACCGTGGAAGCTTCATCAAGTCGCAGTCCGCGCTCAACACTGAGCTTGACGCATTGGGAGCTACTGCCCGAGGCGAGGACAAGCACGGCTACACCAACAAGGCTGCGCgcatcgaagatgatgatgacagcTGGTCCGGCGGTAGCGCCAGTCGGAAAGAAGGTGAGGCAGGTGGCTACGGTTACGCACAACCGCCTCGCAGCCCCATGGCTCCAGCAGCACCCTACGCCGGGAGCGATAACGGCAGCCAGAGGCATCTTCCCCCATATGACCGAAGCACAAATGCCAGTCCGTTTCATGGCCAACAGCAAGCCAACCGTTTTCGTCAGCAAGGAGCAGGAAGTCCCAGTCCTTGGCAAAGAGGAGCTGGCTACGACTAG
- a CDS encoding uncharacterized protein (antiSMASH:Cluster_18~BUSCO:EOG092644DY) → MAASAQAETARVPAWKRLGLKLKYAKDNPAQAEAGDQYASNPSVTRSGAPDHMPAAPPVNSQKRALEPDHSSTPAKRTKVEKSKSSGQQKPFPGSAPKTKTAGQQVWEEDERSSLPGPKGVFKAPGQAAKRIVFGDDEETAQQAQDPPTPPKDPPPTTSRKSVSFTPDTKQEDSFSAQNLFKAWSSSEDPAESAVKESTEQPASPSAAAKQPKPKKAKKKAKEAADSSTVEPSGSGEVPSYLKYLEQFANDKSNWKFSKNRQNDLFKHLFDINRIPSKYSSSLVEYISTSQGQARRRLAEQSEEILKAIWVGENDNADQMSLDSPAERRLAYYEALQASINRYQESGSGRTQYGDEQLREILREHERGKRAELFLKEALSNELVTDKSSTPSSNTSTGFSATSTTIPRATRVVEIQKTAPGQSTTTEVTLNHGNGETGAKRKRKRKSRTEVSSSSESDSSSSDDSSDSSSDESNSPAPKKKKPLPTKELPPLFDTAVLDKKFGKPAKYTDIQSKRAEAGRGQARRSKSSDESSDEDSDSD, encoded by the exons ATGGCTGCATCCGCACAAGCCGAAACAGCCCGTGTACCGGCGTGGAAGCGTCTCGGACTGAAGCTCAAATATGCAAAGGACAACCCAGCTCAAGCGGAGGCCGGAGACCAATATGCATCCAACCCATCAGTGACGAGAAGCGGTGCTCCAGATCATATGCCTGCCGCTCCACCCGTGAACAGTCAGAAGCGCGCACTGGAACCCGATCACAGTTCTACGCCCGCCAAACGAACCAAGGTCGAGAAATCGAAGTCTTCAGGCCAGCAAAAACCATTTCCTGGTAGCGCACCGAAAACCAAGACCGCGGGTCAACAGGtgtgggaagaagacgaacgtTCGAGTTTACCTGGGCCCAAAGGTGTCTTCAAAGCCCCTGGTCAAGCAGCAAAGCGCATAGTgttcggcgacgacgagga GACTGCCCAGCAAGCACAAGACCCTCCGACTCCGCCCAAGGATCCTCCACCGACCACTTCGCGCAAGTCTGTATCATTTACACCTGACACGAAGCAAGAAGACAGCTTCTCAGCACAGAACCTCTTCAAGGCCTGGTCCTCTTCAGAGGACCCTGCGGAAAGTGCTGTTAAGGAGTCCACAGAACAACCTGCGTCGCCATCAGCTGCGGCGAAGCAACccaagccgaagaaggcgaagaagaaggcgaaggaagcTGCCGATTCCAGCACAGTCGAGCCATCAGGAAGCGGAGAAGTGCCGAGCTATCTGAAGTATCTGGAGCAGTTTGCGAACGACAAGTCGAACTGGAAATTCAGCAAGAACAGGCAGAACGACCTGTTCAAACATCTGTTCGATATCAATCGCATACCGTCCAAATACAGCTCTAGCCTAGTGGAGTACATATCCACCAGCCAGGGTCAAGCGCGAAGACGACTTGCAGAGCAGTCGGAAGAAATACTTAAAGCGATCTGGGTAGGTGAAAACGACAACGCGGATCAAATGTCGTTGGACTCGCCAGCAGAGAGACGCCTAGCCTACTACGAGGCTCTACAGGCGTCCATCAACAGGTACCAAGAGTCTGGATCTGGACGGACTCAGTACGGAGATGAACAATTGCGGGAAATACTGCGCGAGCACGAGCGAGGGAAGCGCGCAGAGCTGTTCCTCAAGGAGGCGCTGTCCAACGAACTGGTGACAGATAAAAGCAGCACCCCTTCATCAAACACCAGCACGGGATTCTCAGCAACATCCACGACTATCCCTCGCGCCACAAGAGTAGTGGAGATTCAGAAGACGGCACCGGGGCAATCCACGACCACAGAAGTGACGCTGAACCACGGAAATGGCGAAACGGGTGCAAAGCGAAAGAGGAAGCGGAAATCACGCACAGAGGtgtcttcctcctcagaGTCTGATTCGTCTTCCTCCGACGACAGCTCAGACAGTAGCTCAGATGAGAGTAACTCACCAGCGCCAAAGAAAAAGAAGCCTTTGCCCACGAAGGAACTTCCACCGCTGTTCGACACAGCTGTATTGGATAAGAAGTTCGGAAAGCCGGCAAAATACACCGACATTCAGTCGAAACGTGCAGAGGCAGGCAGGGGACAAGCGAGGCGATCTAAGAGCAGTGATGAAAGCAGCGACGAGGACAGTGATAGCGACTAG
- a CDS encoding uncharacterized protein (MEROPS:MER0000557~antiSMASH:Cluster_18~BUSCO:EOG092645QN) — MSGSAGFDRHITIFSDQGRLYQVEYAFKAITAANITSVGVRGKDCAVVISQKKVPDKLIDPSSVSYVYKLSPSVGCVMTGSIADARASVNRARGEAAEFRYKNGYEMPCDVLAKRIANISQVYTQRAYMRPLGVATTLISVDEEFGPQLYKCDPAGYYVGYKATASGPKAQEALNFLEKKLKNKEHADGSWDEVVELAITTLSTVLSVDFKKGELEIGIVGGPRKDGKEGTDKAFRPLTEDEIDERLQAIAEKD, encoded by the exons ATGTCTG GAAGCGCGGGTTTCGACCGACACATTACCATCTTCAGCGATCAAGGGCGTCTCTATCAAGTCG AATATGCATTCAAGGCCATTACCGCTGCCAACATCACATCCGTGGGTGTGCGAGGAAAGGACTGTGCTGTGGTAATCTCGCAGAAGAAGGTGCCG GACAAGCTCATCGACCCTTCGTCCGTCTCATACGTCTACAAGCTTTCGCCGTCAGTAGGATGCGTCATGACAGGGTCAATAGCAGATGCGCGCGCATCGGTGAACCGTGCAAGAGGCGAGGCTGCTGAGTTCCGATACAAGAATGGCTACGAGATGCCGTGTGATGTGCTGGCCAAGCGCATTGCCAACATCTCGCAGGTCTACACGCAGAGA GCATACATGAGACCCTTGGGTGTTGCGACGACACTCATCTCAGTGGACGAGGAATTCGGACCACAGCTATACAAATGCGACCCTGCAGGCTATTACGTCGGATACAAGGCCACCGCATCGGGACCCAAGGCGCAAGAAGCGCTAAACTttctggagaagaagctcaagaacaaGGAGCATGCTGATGGCAGCTGGGACGAAGTCGTGGAACTTGCCATCACCACTTTGAGCACCGTGCTCAGCGTGGACTTCAAGAAGGGCGAATTGGAGATTGGTATTGTTGGTGGTCCAAGAAAAGACGGCAAGGAGGGCACAGACAAGGCATTCCGTCCACTTACGGAGGACGAAATCGATGAACGCCTGCAAGCGATCGCGGAGAAGGATTGA
- a CDS encoding uncharacterized protein (antiSMASH:Cluster_18): MTDFRTSQQFMSSIRVSPSAEDYNEEGFRVLRHCVAESHQMLQQGFESMKQEDNEEAAKQQLRRILADAATKRFHVYKLYLQAQAAIRWASYRQKILQGQRPHAGHAQALAQLQANLRQELLSLSDQRVAALLRHADLQERKWIAEDPSVDEMVRWRMM; the protein is encoded by the exons ATGACCGATTTTCGCACCTCTCAACAATTCATGTCATCTATCCGAGTCAGTCCTTCAGCAGAAGACTACAATGAAGAAGGCTTCCGTGTTCTACGACACTGTGTAGCTGAATCCCATCAAATGCTACAACAAGGCTTCGAGAGCATGAAGCAAGAAGACAACGAGGAAGCTGCAAAACAACAACTCAGAAG GATACTAGCCGACGCCGCAACAAAACGCTTCCACGTCTACAAATTATACTTACAAGCACAAGCTGCAATTCGGTGGGCTTCATAcaggcaaaagattctacAAGGCCAAAGACCGCATGCCGGACATGCACAGGCTCTTGCACAATTGCAGGCGAATTTAAGACAAGAACTTCTTTCTTTATCGGATCAGAGAGTTGCAGCTTTGCTAAGACACGCGGACTTACAAGAAAGGAAGTGGATTGCTGAGGATCCAAGTGTAGATGAGATGGTGAGGTGGAGGATGATGTGA
- a CDS encoding uncharacterized protein (antiSMASH:Cluster_18) produces the protein MAARKLQQEIEKEFKKVAEGVQLFESIYEKLTQSTNSSQKEKLEDSLKKEIKKLQRSRDKIKGWASQNDIKDKKPLQDQRKLIETQMEKFKAVEKEMKTKAFSKEGLNAAAKLDPKEKEKNDVCDFLQEMIDELGRQIEALEAEAESLLAGLKKGKKDSGKSDRTAELESRVETHNWHIGKLELVLRSVQNDNIEAEQVKDLESDIKYYVESNQELDFMEDEGLYDSLNLEEEEGLYGMPADNDKVSSQDTQSIQDEPADVEESAPVKKPPTKSKTTSETTARRPSVQLKSTSQPLPPLATLQSIPNSNSSKAPETMKPAPLPSIPTGQPLKYASAAAAAAASDKNGVGIAPLPPPPGGVKSSATSSPAVTAAQPVAPSPAKPSEPQPSKLSEHTTKQAQPETKSAEPEPSTSSQASKVSSVKPSPQVSKAQPAAAEAPIIKIPQPPSPYSGISGIALSRGEVEDDEEECIFHLPSSLQDLLGSFEETKQRAKSDQPFDVALLNASRLSCPTPMDAEKPNHYKPQNPYAYTPPHYPQEPLGIFDDPRLYSRIDQDSLFYAFYYRQGTYQQYLAAKALKGQSWRFHKQYQTWFQRHEEPKNITEEFEQGTYRFFDYESTWMNRRKADFKFAYKFLEDDL, from the exons ATGGCCGCTCGGAAGTTGCAgcaggagatcgagaag GAGTTCAAGAAAGTCGCCGAAGGCGTGCAATTGTTTGAGAGCATCTACGAGAAGCTCACACAATCTACCAATTCTtcgcagaaggagaagctcgagGACTCATTaaagaaggagatcaagaagctgcagcggAGTAGAGACAAGATCAAGGGCTGGGCAAGTCAAAATGAtatcaaggacaagaagcCGCTGCAGGACCAGCGGAAGCTCATCGAGACG CAAATGGAGAAGTTCAAGGccgtcgagaaggagatgaagacCAAAGCATTTTCCAAAGAAGGACTTAATGCCGCCGCGAAGCTCGATcccaaggagaaggagaagaatgaCGTCTGCGACTTCTTGCAAGAGATGATCGATGAGCTGGGCAGGCAGATTGAAGCTCTTGAAGCCGAGGCGGAGTCGCTCCTGGCGGGCCTgaagaaaggcaagaaggacTCGGGAAAGTCAGATCGCACAGCCGAGCTGGAGTCGAGAGTGGAAACACACAATTGGCACATTGGCAAGCTGGAGCTTGTGCTGCGATCGGTGCAGAATGACAACATTGAGGCCGAACAGGTGAAAGACTTGGAGTCTGATATCAAGTATTATGTGGAATCGAATCAGGAACTGGACTTTATGGAAGACGAAGGGTTATATGATTCGCTGAacctggaagaagaagaagggctgtACGGAATGCCCGCGGACAACGACAAGGTCTCTAGTCAGGATACTCAGAGCATACAAGACGAGCCTGCCGATGTGGAAGAATCAGCGCCGGTGAAGAAGCCGCCCACAAAGTCGAAAACGACATCAGAGACCACGGCGAGGAGGCCAAGTGTACAGCTCAAATCGACGTCGCAACCTCTACCACCTTTGGCAACTTTGCAGAGTATACCGAatagcaacagcagcaaagctCCCGAGACAATGAAGCCAGCGCCACTACCTTCGATACCAACAGGCCAACCGCTGAAGTACGCATcagcggcagctgcagcggcagctAGTGATAAGAACGGTGTGGGGATAGCACCACTTCCGCCCCCACCAGGAGGTGTCAAATCGAGCGCAACGTCTTCACCGGCCGTGACAGCGGCGCAACCAGTGGCTCCCTCACCTGCAAAGCCATCCGAGCCTCAACCTTCCAAGTTGTCTGAGCATACGACTAAACAGGCTCAGCCCGAAACGAAGAGTGCCGAACCCGAGCCCTCAACATCTTCACAGGCTTCAAAAGTGTCCTCTGTCAAGCCTTCACCGCAAGTGTCGAAAGCAcagcctgctgcagcagaagcaccCATTATCAAGATTCCGCAACCACCTAGTCCGTACTCAGGTATCTCAGGCATTGCATTGTCGCGGGGTGAGgtggaggacgatgaagaggagtgcATCTTCCACCTGCCTTCATCACTACAAGATCTTCTTGGCTCATTCGAGGAGACCAAGCAACGAGCGAAGTCTGATCAGCCCTTCGATGTGGCTCTGCTCAATGCTTCGCGCTTGAGCTGCCCGACGCCAATGGATGCGGAGAAGCCCAATCACTACAAGCCGCAGAATCCATATGCGTACACCCCGCCACATTATCCTCAAGAGCCTCTGGGGATATTCGACGATCCTAGGCTGTACAGTCGGATAGACCAAGATTCACTCTTCTATGCATTCTACTACAGACAAGGGACGTATCAACAATATCTTGCTGCGAAGGCGTTGAAGGGCCAAAGCTGGCGGTTTCACAAGCAATACCAAACATGGTTCCAGCGGCACGAGGAGCCTAAGAACATCACAGAGGAATTCGAGCAGGGCACTTATCGCTTCTTCGACTATGAATCGACATG GATGAACAGGAGAAAAGCGGACTTCAAGTTCGCGTACAAGTTTTTGGAGGATGACCTCTGA